Proteins encoded in a region of the Aquila chrysaetos chrysaetos chromosome 25, bAquChr1.4, whole genome shotgun sequence genome:
- the LOC121232605 gene encoding basic salivary proline-rich protein 4-like — translation MKKCLQNGIFLNFCKLCKSRSAPDPKPMCPGSCPGEATQAAAVLQPQPRRRCRAEPRCRLLSPRAGAGIRGDERMPPEGTSPQLNPRALGRWGDPGRARGWEALAAGRGAGPGASPWLRAAPSRKHGGMHRPPVERRILWGCPRTHVSPGEHGPASAEGHSSISLQQTRGALGNVPPSQPRPLADGRPGHPQAAGGGRTRPSELVPPLPARPAAKPTCTGRDDWTITSD, via the exons atgaaaaaatgtttgcaaaatggGATTTTCCTCAATTTCTGCAAA CTCTGCAAATCCCGCTCGGCTCCTGATCCCAAGCCCATGTGCCCGGGGAGCTGCCCCGGGGAAGCCACCCAGGCTGCGGCCGTCCTTCAGCCGCAGCCACGGCGGCGCTGCCGGGCAGAGCCGCGCTGCAGGCTGCTGTCGCCCAGGGCGGGCGCTGGGATCCGGGGGGACGAGCGGATGCCCCCGGAGGGGACTTCGCCCCAGCTAAACCCCAGGGCACTGGGGCGGTGGGGGGATCCTGGCCGGGCTCGGGGCTGGGAGGCACTcgcagcagggaggggagcgggacCGGGAGCGTCACCTTGGCTCAGAGCTGCACCCAGCCGCAAGCACGGGGGGATGCACCGGCCCCCAGTCGAGCGGCGCATCCTCTGGGGCTGCCCAAGGACTCACGTGTCTCCTGGTGAACACGGCCCCGCCAGCGCTGAGGGGCACAGCAGCATCAGCTTGCAGCAGACCAGGGGTGCACTCGGGAACGTGCCCCCCTCTCAGCCGCGGCCTCTGGCAGATGGACGCCCCGGCCACCCCCAGGCAGCCGGCGGAGGGAGAACTCGACCATCAGAGCTGGTCCCACCGCTCCCGGCACGACCCGCAGCCAAACCCACGTGCACCGGCAGAGATGATTGGACCATCACATCGGATTAG